Genomic DNA from Lycorma delicatula isolate Av1 chromosome 5, ASM4794821v1, whole genome shotgun sequence:
actgtaaaaaaatacaaagatacatcCAATTAGATCTTAAAAGTACAAAATCAATcaactaaatttaatgaaaccagCAATGATGAAAacatcagtatttaaaaataactttattttacactACATTATAAGCAGTCAAGCTgtttaaataaaggaataaataataaaaatcaagttaaGTGCTTTAACTTTTCCCACTATAAAATAAATGACCGCTACTCTTCAGAAATTGTTATTTGGCTTGGTATTCAGAAGTAGCACTAATCATCTGATTACATAAGGAAGCTCTGGAGCTTGTGGATTTTAAAATACCATACAACGCTTTACTTGAAGAAGGTGACAAATTTTGACGATTACCACGATCAGAAAAAAATGACTGATTTTCAACCACTGGAGTTTGCGTCGATATACTTTGAACCCTCCCAGATggtaaacttataataaattgtcCCCAAATTAAAGTACCAACACCAAAAAATACACTCCAGCACCACAACTCTAAAGAAAGTTTCTCAGTATTAAAAACTTGTCCACCATATTGAACAATAATAATCTGAGCAAGAATAGAGATGAACCAAATGTTCACAAACAACAGATTTGAAGTTAATCCTTCAAATACATTCCTTTCTTCATTAAGTTTTCtggtatttatttcattaaacaaagtCATTAACACAAATGTGTTAAACACCATAGTAAAATGCACTGAAGATGGAGATCTAACCGTTACATTTGGAGTTATTCCAGAAGGAATATCAAAAATCTTATCtccaaaaaaaacaagaaaaaacacaacaattaactgataaattgCATGGCCAATTATACTCTTCAACATTATGGCAGAAATAAGTGGTCTAGTACGACCATAAGGTTTTCTTAACAATAACCTTTTTGAAGGTAACTCTGTAGCAAGAGCAAGAGATGCAAATGTATCCATTATGAGGTTTACCCATAACATTTGTACTGCTTTTATCGGGGTTTCCTGAACTGTGCAAGCACCAATGAAAGCGACAATAACTGCCACAATATTAACTGTTAGCTGGAACTGTAAAAACTTAGAAATGCTATCATAAACATTTCTACCCCACACAACCGCTTTAACTATGCTAGAAAAATTATCATCAGTCAGAATAATATCTGAAGCTAGCTTTGCAACATCTGTCCCGGCAATACCCATTGCAAATCCAACATCAGACTTCTTAAGAGCTGGACCATCATTTGTGCCATCACCAGTAACTGCAACTACTTCACGACAACCactaattttactgttaataatacCTTTAACAAGATTATATTTATCTCGAGGAGAAGAACGAGCCAACACACGCAATTTTggccaaattttatcaaatttattctgatttatatTCCCATCTGAATCACaaatcaatttgttaaattccTTTCCTTCAATCACATATGAGCCATCATTCTTTGTTATTATTCCACATTTTAATGCTATAGATTGAGCGGTATGAATATTGTCCCCAGTTACCATTCGTACAGTAATTCCAGCAGTTTGGCAAGATTTTATGGCAGAAGGCACTTCTGGTCGAACAGGATCCTCAATTCCAACAATACATATCCCAGTTAAATCCTTGATAATATAGTCTTCATTCTCCCATAGTGGCTCATGTTTAATTAGAACCTGGTTCTCAATTGTCTTTTCAACAACAAAATCACAGTGAGCTAACATTATAGTTCTCAACCCATCTGAAGCCATGGGTTCAATAACTTTATGAATCAATCTATTTTTAACTGATGCTGTAAGGTTTACCAAAGAACCTTCACTACCATACATATACTTACACTTATTCAATACAATCTCAGATGCTCCCTTTGTATAAAGACGGTATCCATTCTCTTTAAAACGAACAACTGTACTCATTGATTTTCGATCAGAATTGAACGTATATACATGAATAAAAGTTGATTCTGGATTAGATTCTCTGATGCGTCCATAACTTTCACCTAACATCTCCACAAACCCAAGCAGAGCACATTCTGTTTTATTTCCTACTTGCTTTGGGAGCTCAGTTGGTTGACTTGAAGGTTTAATTTCAGATGTGTAAATAGTGTTAATAGAAATCCCATACACTAATAATTTACCAATGTTTGAAGGAATAGAAGAATAGTTTGGAGTATTAAAATGCCTCACTTCACAAATATATGATTGTACTACTGTCATTCTGTTAGTAGTTAAAGTTCCAGTTTTATCAGAACAGATTGTAGTAGCATTCCCCATAGTTTCACATGCATCCAGATGTCTAACTAGATTATTatctttcatcatttttttaacagaataagcTAATGAAAGAGTGACAGCAAGAGGCAAACCTTCAGGTACAGCAACAACAAGAATTGTTacaccaataataaaaaaatgaacaaaattactaatatattttccaCTCcatggtttattatttattgtaaattcttgCAAACAAAACCGAATGATCAAAATAAGTACTGTCAGAAATGCAATTACTGAACCAGCATAACCTATCTGCATGGCAAGTACAGTAAGCTTTTCTTGAAGAACAGACTGTTCTTTTTTTGAATGTTCGGAAAAACTAGTTCTAAGATTTTCACCATCTGAGGTCGCATTTTTAAGACCTTTTACCCTTTTCACACCACTCCTTCTTAATAAATGCTCTGGTGTATTACCACCTGCAcccaaaagacaaaaaattatacctgCCTGTGAATTAATACCTACTGCGGTAATAAGTATTCTACCTGTACCTTCCATTACTTGCGTACCCGAGAGTACGACTGGATCAAcatcaatactttttttaatatttgttgacTCACCAGTTAAATTAGATTCATCAACAAGAAGATCATTACTCTGTATAATTATACCATCTGCTGGGATAACATCACCATATTTTATCTGGCAAATATCACCAACAACAATGCTACTTATTGTTTTATACAATAGTTCACCATCAcgaataacaaaaaacttttgttCAGTTTGAAGCCGGCTCTGCAGACTAAGAAACTGACGTTCTTTTGTATAATCATTAAAAGATGATATTATCACAACCACAATAACTGACAAACAAATCGCCAGTCCCTCAATCCAACCACTTTTACCTTCATCTGGATCATAAATATATTCTGCTGGATGATAAAATGAAAGAGCTAAAGATAAAAGTGCAGAAATTTGTAGAACTATTAATGTTACATCCTGAAGTGCTTCCCACATTAATTGCCATATAGATTTTGGAGGTTTCACAGGCAAAACATTTGAACCATATACATTCTGTCTGTGCAATAATTCTCCAGGAATTTCTTTCAAACCATTCACTGGGGATGTATTAAGTTTTTTGCACAGTTCTTTAATACCtccataaaattgtattttttctacagCTTCTTTCCCACGTAATTCCATGAGTTCTTTCAGTTCTTCAAGAGAAAGTGCATAAGTATAATGTGCCTTCTGTTGATGAGGCATTataaaccagtttttaaaaagttgccaaaaatcttaaaagaaaaataaatttacaatatttgaaaCAATTCAGTTAAGTATGattcaaaagattaaaaactgaccaatctttgtaaaaaaaatgtaacaatatcaAAAATACACTTTCAGTAATCTTTACAAAACATATATGAACATGTGCTGCTGAATAATATTGATCTTTGTTGTGATTAATAGTTCAATGTAATAAtggataatataaaatacatttaagagGCAAGCACCATACTTAACCATATTCAAtcacacaaaaaattacaaatgctaTTTCAAAATTATGGTAATGTTGTATATTCACAGGTCTACTATCACAGCCACTATACAGAAAATACATTCTCATTAAGTTAATTTCaagtaaactaacaaaaaaatccttcttaataataaatgcaaCAAATAGGTCactttattgaaatatttcaaaatttattttgaaatcataacCTTCTTAATCACAGCAGTAATATACTAAATATACTCAAAGCAGTGAAAATACTATACTCAGAAAAAATACGGGAATTATAGACAACAATAAGAagcaaaaactattttatatctttcctaaatttcaattaatattttttttttttttaattagcctcTCACATAACAGGAACCGTTTATTGGTTATATAAGATATGCTTTCAATCACAACATACGAAAAAATATCCTAAAtcatttgaaatatgtaaatattagaaatataaagcTTCCACAAGGAAagcattttattgaaataaaaaatcaacagaaaagAAACACCGCCCACAACTACTTTCaaagagtaaattttaataattaacagaaaagtaAGGTATGAAAACGGTGAAGGGGAAAACAAACcattgattacaataaaataactcattataagaaaaacataaacagGTACCcaattttaatacagttaaataaGAACATAATTACGGGAAAACAATGCCCCTAAgagtaattatttgtaaaaaattataattaaatgcacCACTGACATCTATCACCGTACGATGACTTGAGCAACCCTTATCAACAAAACGAAAACCGACGATCCCGACGTGACAAAACTGTTATTACGATTACTGCGTGAATACTTCGTAATACAGTACTGCCATCTCtagaaaatgcattttattaatcTTCCTACATTTATAAGTTTTCCTTCTTACACATTTAGTGCTTTCTACCTTACACGTATATGAGTGTATGAGTGTGTGCgtgcatgtgtgtatatatatatatatatatatataaataattattaaaacgtaGCAATTGTATGATCAGgataattcatgattttttttattattggtataTTGTACTTTGAGAAGGGgaacttttaaattgaatatttaaagtaaaatgtaaataaaaacaagataaaaaatgctatgaatgtttaatttcttaagaatactttaaataaatttgtaacttgTTTTATACTGTTAGTTTTTCTCGATAAACGTATCGAACGTTTCAGAATAGAACAAATTGTTTATAACTAATCCTAAGTGAAAAATGTACCAACATAACGATTTAAATTCAACAAACCACTATATTTTCATTCAAGTATTTGGTCTCAGCTGTTTCAGTATGACATCATcattgttttctaaatatagttTTACAGGGCATGCGCAACGAGACAGACAATCCATCCGCCATTCTCATTCATCATTTTTAGtctttcaatgtttttattagttaaataattattttaagattatgcGAATTGTACGttgtaattagttttatattttatgtaaaatgtctCCCTATTTACTTAATAATCGAGATCAAGAgaaaatataaggtaatttaggcTTTTaagaattaatcaaattaattttatgttatttttaaaaaatactattgagGTCTGTGGTGGCTTTTAGTAATTAGACCTCAATACAGTGAATTAATTTCGTATTAGAATTTAAGAgtggattctaaaaaaaattaaaagtaggaaTAATTAAGTAGTGAAATAATAGGAATTACTTcgtgtttgaatttatttaactgtGTTATACATCGTTCGACTTATAAAGTTTTGGTTATAATATTGTCAGTTAATCCTAATTTGCACTGTATGtgtgtattttgtgatttaaACTTTTcctatgtatgtgtaattttgtttgATGATGTGTGTCTTGTGTCTAATTATTGTGATTTGCAAGATCAAGTTCTCCAATTTACATTCAGTTCAAAAGTCTTCTGTCatcgttttgtaattattttatataaggtaACATGCATATTAATTGCTTTCCATTTTATTACCCTGttctttatttgtttgaaaaattcagTGTGTTATACATTATGTGAACCTTAGATCATTTATCTGATTGGTTTCCTCAAAAATGTCTTGTGAGGTTGACAAGTACTAGTTCATTGcattttatgtaattgtattgTGAAATTTTGTCTTTATAGGAAATATGTTAAGATACTTTTGTACATGTCAGGATTCTGTTTTAGGAATTCGGTTGAAGTCTGATttccattgtttaaaaaaaagtacaatatatttacatctttttttttgtagtgcttATCAACCctatattaatatatagtaacctgtgtattaagtaaataaataatttctgtgtaGCCAAATTTGTTCATTTCTACAAATTATTTAGGTATACTgaagaaattatgaattattgtattctattttgattattatttttaatgaatttttataattttcattttattatatagttatgtAAGTTATGCATGTTGTAATTTTCCCAAGATATTATTGAGGTGGTGTTTTTTCATATCCCGATACGATTTTGCTGTAAAAtagttagaaataatttattgtctactttgagaaaaattattctcctttattaaaaaagttattatctctaattCTCCATCAGTATGAAAAACAAGTAATGAATTAAGAAGAGGTAATTTCATtccaaaatttccattttcttaataggctttcttttgttttattgtgtatattttaacatagctaataatttttaaatgatatggaaaaatgcaaaattaagctAAGGTTATGTCTTAAAATgatatgtttgtaataaaacccCACAACTAGATTACTTTCTTGATTCTGGGgtaatttatctcattttttctaatataaatttttgtttaaatataattaattattttattataacagaattcatttcaacagaaatatttattataagatataaatatgtaGTATTTTACTAAATCATTTAGACAGAAACTAGATACCATGCTGTAATTACTAATAAACTTGCATTACATTCTAAAACcaagtaaaaattgatttcttaagtatatatattatatcttgaaTATTTCTATTCCATTTATTAAGACATTCTTTTATCTTGTtacattaagttatttaaaactaatcaatttactttggtttcattttatttatttgtattgtacttataattatttatggtatatcatataaaaattaatacaaaaagttaaaaataaaatattaattcttttagtcCCAATCCTCTTGAAGTGTTTGAAACTTTCTTTTATCTTGATGTTTTCCCAAGTATATAGATATTTGTCAACTAATTTGccatttttcacatttaaaagtttttgttttgtattcctTTTAACAATTCTCAAGCTTGTGGCTTATTAATTGTCtacgtaaagaaaaattattattttgttttatttgtactaTTTGCATACATTGTGGTGGATGCTGAACTGTTTTACAGAGTATTTTGAATGCTACCAGATTACTTGAATTATTTTGATTGATTATTGCCTCAATTGATCATAATAAACAAGATTTTTGTGTTAATTACTATTTACAgaatgaaatgtttggatttgtgtgattttatattttgttgggCTAGAAGAATTCATATGGAACTCAGTATAAATTGTGTGTGTTTTTACCAAATAATAGCAGGTTATCAGTCCAGTAATAGTTAATCTATTCCAAATAAAGGCTGAAAATTCTTATTTAGGAGTTTTTTGTTGACATTAAGTTTTTTGAATTTGGCATGagcttgtcaaattaaaaaaaaaaaatagtagtgccagtatttttattggaaattagcttctgttaaataattaaattttgaaatattgtcaGGAGgttgattaatttaattgtttttattattatgtgttattaaatagaaatattattgtgCTGATTTACagtcatttcttcttttttttaggtaCTGAAGATGGTAGaacgataatttaattaaaattggggTAATTTGAATAATGGGAACCTTTTTAGATAAGCCAAAAACAGATAAACATAATGAACATGGTTGTGGCAATGGCCTTCGATATGGGGTATCCAGCATGCAAGGGTGGCGTGTTGAGATGGAAGATGCACATTGCGCAATAACTGGTTTAGGTGAAGAATTAAGAGATTGGTCATTCTTTGCTGTATTTGATGGCCATGCAGGGGCGAGTGTTTCAGCGCATTGTGCAGAACATCTATTAGAGTGTATTGTTGGAACGGAGGAATTTAGACGATCTGATATCACCAAAGGCATACGTTCTGGATTTTTAAATCTGGATGATAGAATGAGGGAATTACCTGAGCTTGCAAGCGGTGAGGATAAATCAGGGTCTACTGCTGTTTGTGCTTTGATTTCACCAAAGCAGGTATTTGTTGCAAATTGTGGTGATTCACGAGCTGTGTTATGTAGTAATGGTGAACCTGTGTTTTCAACTCAAGATCATAAACCTATATTaccaacagaaaaagaaagaattcaacAAGCTGGAGGAAGTGTTATGATACAACGCATCAATGGATCTCTAGCAGTATCACGGGCTCTTGGTGATTAtgattacaaaaatgttgaaGGAAGAGGACCCTGTGAGCAGCTGGTATCACCAGAACCAGAAGTATTTGTTAAGGACAGAGATGAAGAAAATGATGAATTCCTTGTATTAGCTTGTGATGGAGTCTGGGATGTAATGACTAATGAAGATGTATGTGATTACATTAGATCAAGGCTTGCAATTACTGATGATTTGGAAGCCATTACTAATCAAGTTATTGACACCTGTCTATATAAagtaggtt
This window encodes:
- the LOC142325217 gene encoding protein phosphatase 1B-like isoform X2, with protein sequence MGTFLDKPKTDKHNEHGCGNGLRYGVSSMQGWRVEMEDAHCAITGLGEELRDWSFFAVFDGHAGASVSAHCAEHLLECIVGTEEFRRSDITKGIRSGFLNLDDRMRELPELASGEDKSGSTAVCALISPKQVFVANCGDSRAVLCSNGEPVFSTQDHKPILPTEKERIQQAGGSVMIQRINGSLAVSRALGDYDYKNVEGRGPCEQLVSPEPEVFVKDRDEENDEFLVLACDGVWDVMTNEDVCDYIRSRLAITDDLEAITNQVIDTCLYKGSQDNMSIVLVTFPAAPTPSPEAIQREAELEATIERRIQEVVAEKSDIDFGTLLQTLTEDNILGLPPGGGLSAKRQFIETVYMKLCPNKAESVSLKLGYG
- the LOC142325217 gene encoding protein phosphatase 1B-like isoform X3 — protein: MGTFLDKPKTDKHNEHGCGNGLRYGVSSMQGWRVEMEDAHCAITGLGEELRDWSFFAVFDGHAGASVSAHCAEHLLECIVGTEEFRRSDITKGIRSGFLNLDDRMRELPELASGEDKSGSTAVCALISPKQVFVANCGDSRAVLCSNGEPVFSTQDHKPILPTEKERIQQAGGSVMIQRINGSLAVSRALGDYDYKNVEGRGPCEQLVSPEPEVFVKDRDEENDEFLVLACDGVWDVMTNEDVCDYIRSRLAITDDLEAITNQVIDTCLYKGSQDNMSIVLVTFPAAPTPSPEAIQREAELEATIERRIQEVVAEKSDIDFGTLLQTLTEDNILGLPPGGGLSAKRQFIETVYMKLCPNKAESDEAETK
- the LOC142325217 gene encoding protein phosphatase 1A-like isoform X1, coding for MGTFLDKPKTDKHNEHGCGNGLRYGVSSMQGWRVEMEDAHCAITGLGEELRDWSFFAVFDGHAGASVSAHCAEHLLECIVGTEEFRRSDITKGIRSGFLNLDDRMRELPELASGEDKSGSTAVCALISPKQVFVANCGDSRAVLCSNGEPVFSTQDHKPILPTEKERIQQAGGSVMIQRINGSLAVSRALGDYDYKNVEGRGPCEQLVSPEPEVFVKDRDEENDEFLVLACDGVWDVMTNEDVCDYIRSRLAITDDLEAITNQVIDTCLYKGSQDNMSIVLVTFPAAPTPSPEAIQREAELEATIERRIQEVVAEKSDIDFGTLLQTLTEDNILGLPPGGGLSAKRQFIETVYMKLCPNKAESVLPFVNPNPSLLAPSTFFSILPGDNYNDGNGDDDDDDNDDWSDDNSDVLSVNVVKNDADNIESGQNSSDIDNPVAQD